aacctGCTATCTTTAGAAAATTTTCGTTTTGTAggaaaatattgtatatttgagaTTGAGATTTAGAAATTacgataacaagagtttttgttgatagatgggcaTGCTTTTAgaagttttgatcaataggttatatttttagaataaacttttaaaaactgctatttttggaaagttatcattttgtagataaatattgtagatttgagatttctatttagaaattaagataacaagagtttttgttgatagatgggtgtgcttttagaattttcgatcaattggttataatttttaaataaattttctaaaacctgctatttttagaaatttttcattttgtaggaaaatattgtagatttgggattgagatttagaaatttggataacaagagtttttgttgatagatgagcatgcttttagaatttttgatcaataggttatatttttaaaataaacttttaaaaactgctatatttggaaagttatcattttgtagataaatattgtagatttgagattgtgatttagaaattaagatatgaagagtttttgttgatagatgggtatgcttttagaattttcgatcaataggttataattttttaataaattttcaaaacctactatttttagaaatttttcattttgtaggaaaatattttagatttgggattgagatttagaaattaggataacaagattttttgttgatagatgggcaTGCTTTTAGagtttttgatcaatatgttatatttttaaaataaacttttaaaaactgctatatttggaaagttatcattttgtagataaatattgtggatttgagattgtgatgtagaaattaggataacaagagtttttgttgatagatgagtatgcttttagaattttcgatcaattggttataatttttaaataaattttccaaaacctgctatttttataaagttttcattttttaggaaactattgtagatttgagattgtgatttaaaaattaggataacaagatattttattgataaatgggtatgcttttagaaattttgatcaataggttatatttttaaaataaaattttaaaaactgctatatttggaaagttatcattttttagataaatattgtagatttaagattgtgatttagaaattagtataacaagagtttttgtagataaataggtatgattttagaaatttttatcaatatattatatattgtagatatattatctaaaaccATAGATTGAGATTCTAATTTAAAACACCTTTTCATatgtttcttttagtttttgatcAAGGTGCCTTTTCAGATgcttttaattttggaaaaatttggaaaaataccTTCATATgagtttatattttgaaaattacactgcttattattgtttttgaaaactacacttatttatagataaaatgaccaaaataccctatttaaatgtttatatgtgttctaatatttaattttaaaatgtttaacaaGTAAATCCAACGACAATcaggttttatatttttcttttcttaataataatcttaatatctatataaaatcttatttaaaattttattcatgcGACAATATATTATTATCTTGTTGGAAATCTCTGTCGTCACCGTCATAATGGAGAAAACTTATTAACCCCCACGCGAGAATGTAACCAATTTTTGaactttaagaaaaaaaattaagtatccATAATCTGAAACACAAGCTCGACTAGATCCACTGTTGCTTCCCCGGCAAAATGCTTTTAAATATTTCATCACTATTCAATATAcctgttcttaggatcttttcagaaacaaaaaccAATCAATCATTACAAACTTCTTTAGCAAATACTAATGATCccttgaagattttttttgttttgatattaGATCAGACACTCGTGAAAACAATCCaggatatataaaaacaaacgGTGCATTGAtgtatctcttttctttttgtttcagtttattAATTACTGTAAATTTGTACTTTGATTAGCATGATTACATGGAAGATAGTATGTTTAAGAACTTTGTGCATATGGGCACATAAGAATTCGTGGAGTTGCAGTTAATTTTATGCCATATTTGAACAGTTTTTTAAGTGTGTAGTTTGCCTATTTTTAATGATGGTTGATGAACTTGTAAAACAGTTCAATCTATTTCGTGAAAAATAGACCCCAacaatattatgtatttatctcaaatataaattttgacacacataaataataataatatttttgtatttacattttagttatttaaatttgtaatattagAATCAGGATAAATATGTTTTATCATATACAAtaaagtgtagttttcaaaaagaaaaaagagaattgtatttttcaaatttcaaatgatAAACAGTGTATATTTCAAATTATCCCTTTAATTTTTAACGACACACCTTTTtacattcttttcttttaactTCTGAACAACAGacctttttaattaattaattaatacattcatcttaatttttttatatacaccACCATCATtgtctatatataatagcacGACATGTTTTTTGTTCTCCGCTGACTTCATTactttttataggaaaaaaataattcaaatgttGAGcttaacatattttgttattgatttgatttgttattaGTTTATGGTCGGTTTGCCTCCATAATTTATCTCACAATTTATgtgtgataaaaacttaaatatatgagatatataaaataatataatttttgaaaatgtaaaatgaaaatataactattagataTATCTTTTTACTATATTGTTAAAGCAATTTGGAATTtcagtaaaaaaattatatatctgtGAAAGAGCGGATTAGTTTCCTAGTATTGATAATGAAAAAGATGTATTTTTCCTTAAATAGTCGATTATTAGGGCATCTCCAATCCAACatcattttttcctctaaaatgaaataaaaataagtacGAAGTAAATATACTCTAAATcttattctatttttctttttataataaattttactgCACAAAtggaataaattattttttgtttgtttattactCTATTATGAAATGATAAATGAAGTAGgtttaaaacatttttctttaatgaatttttCGATGGcaataaaatgtttattttactaAAGGAAATATTTAATACTCCAATAAAGACAAACCTTTATTTTTGAAACACTCTTCTGAAGATGGAACCGTAACCGCTTCAAATGTAAAAATACTAAACGATATCGAAAGTTCCATGAATTACAGTCGATTTCCATGAATTTTACAATGACATTTAACATGAAGATTTAAccaataaaagaaatatttataatatattcgACGATAAAGACAGCCTTCAATTTCATTTTTGAAACGCTCTCATGGAACCGGAACCGCTTCAACCGTATAAATGCTGAATAATCAGTTCCGTTTTCAGACAAAAAGTTGtcacttttctctctctctctctttctcgctTTCGATCACTCCGGCCGATACAATCCTCCGGCGACTCAAACCCAATCCACGGTGAATTCTTCAGAAACCCCCTACGAATCTTTCGTTTCATTTGTAGTCTAAAGTTTTGTGATTGATTAGAGAAACTCTTTCAATCAAAGATTTCTTTTTTATGCTGTTTGTTGTTTGTTGATGCTCTTAGGGTTTCGTTTGGTGATGTCTGGGCGAGACAGGATCAGCGAATTGCCGGAATGTTTGTTAACTCAAATACTCTCATACCTTCCGACAAATCAATCGGTGCAGACAAGTGTTTTGTCCAAGAGATGGGAGAATCTGTATCTAAGCGTTCCCGGTCTTGACTTAAATTGCTCTGTTATTCCTTATGATGCTGATGAACTGCTCTTAAGCTTCATTGACAAGCTTCTCGAGTTTAGCCCTGAGTCAGTTCTGTTTAAAGTCAAGGTTCAGTGCAGAGACACAATGATAGATGGGTTCAGGGATCGGATCGGTATGATGATTGACCGGGGGACACAGCATCTTGATGTTGTGAGCAGTACCCATTGTTTAGAGGACGACAATTCTCTCTATCCTATTGTTGATATGATGCCTATGAATCTCTACACGAGCAAGACATTGGTTTACTTAAAGCTCTCCTCTTCTGGTCTTATGGATCCTGGTTTGGTTTCCCTGCCTTGTCTTAAATTCATGCATCTTGAAGAAGTCAAATGGCGTGTGCATCTGGAGAAGCTTCTCTCAGGGTGTCCTGTTCTCGAGGAGCTGACTTTGGTGAGGGATCTGGAAGATGATTATGCACGTCGGCATGATGAGTTTATGGCTATGCGTGTGAGGTCTCAGAGCTTGAAGAGTTTTCGTGTGCTGCCGCTTAGGAATGGATATGTCGGTTCGATAGTGAATTGCACACTTGAGATTGATGCTCCAGGGCTAGAGTATATGAGTCTTGGAGAAGATCAATTTGATAGCATTGTGGTAAAGAACCTGACTTCTTTGATCATGGTTAACCTTGATATCAAGTTTGTTGTCGGATTCTGGGTGCTTTTTAATACTTGGGACGTATCAAAGAGCAATGAGATCCGTGATTTTCTCAATGGAATATCGAGTGTTAGACATATGATCATCTCTGCCAAAACAGTGCAGGCCCTTGATCATTACTCAAAAACAGGAATGATTCCAAAGTTCAACAACTTATCCCGTTTAGAAGCAGTGTTTCATAGCAAGTTATTGCAGTTTCTGCCAGCCTTTCTTGAGTGTTGCCCCAATCTGAAACACCTAGTCTTGGTAAAACCATTATTGTCCTTATGTTTTTATGGACATGTGTATTATTGAAAACTCAGcagtttgtgtttgtgtgttgtttTTGCAGAAGGTTGTTCATTCAGAGGTGATGAAGGAGGGGTTGGAACTCACAGATGTGCCACGGTGTGTGTCATCGACTCTTGAGTGTGTTGAGATACAAGAAAAATTACAATGCGAGGAAGGGAAGATGAAAGCAACCAGTTACTTTCTTGGAAACTCAGCAGTACTGAAGAAATTTATTCTGAGCCCCACAGCTTATGATCCTCGAAATGTTGTGGAATCAGAAATATACGACAAGGTTAATAAACTCACAAAACGTTCTACAGGATGTGAAATTATCATTCGAGCCATGGAGGAGGTCGTTATCATTTGATGAGTCTTCTTCTTAGTTCTGGTTGGATTCATTTTGACCATTGGTGCTGATACAAGTTCTCCATATTCAGTATGACTCTGCAatcttctcttccttttcttttccaAAAGTCCTAACCTCAGTTTGTTGGATGTCTTTTGGATAAATGATGATCTTGCATTCCCATAAAATTTCAGTTTGGTTACTCTtggttttatatgttttaagtctataaaaaaattaggtaTTATGCagctcatttaaaaaaattagattttgaactgcacaaaatatttaatattttttaatgtctaattaattatgctattacacgacaaaaaatattacatagacgaatTGGTATGCAACATTGCAACATATTACATGTTAAGAAATATTTACATAGGtattatgtttgattttgtCTGATTTtaaatagacatttttaaaaaattaacaaaacattTGCAATGTTGTTAATGAAAATTgtatcataaaatattaattatttcgcACTTAAAAAAgcacataaaaatttaactatattttaaaatttattaaactattgaCCCAGAATCCATTCACGGTTAACCTAATAGTCTGGTTTGTCGggttgaattaaaaatattgatttaaatatttttagtttttatttttttataatatacatttttattcaaatttacCAAAATGATATATGATGTATGGTTTAACGTAAGCATTTTTTTCTTGTGAATtgttatttttggtaaaatatttcTTCAAATCAAATGGTTCATTCAACTTTTGATTTGAATCGTGTGGCCCATATTTGCATAGACaaaatgtatttacttattaggcGAAATTAATTTGATTCAAAAATGTTTTCTAAATATACCTTAATGAATTTCTAAATGAGGTAAAAATGCAGTGACATTTTCTATAATCATGAACATAAATGTTCGATAGATATTTGCCTTTTTAAAATCTTACAATAATAATTGCGCTATAAAGTTTTTTTACAAATACGCAATGTCTAGACGGATCTAAGAGCAGGATTATCAGGATATTTTTTGGGGTTCTTACCAAAAAGTAAGGGATGGCCCCACCGAAATGCCCAAGAATGGTTGCAAAAATGCTGAAATAAGAATCGAGTCTTGCACTGTTCATGAGTCCTATTGACACGTGGTTGTCCacgattatttttttttaatttttttaattagatcaaaaaaataataataataagaatccCAAATGGATTTTagcgttaatcatgctctaacggttactttataaatttcaacattaataatgatgatatataatattaccatAAAAAAAGCTAGTTTTAGGATATGATAGTTAATATTAAATGTGTTAAGCTTAAGATTAGTATATAGtcgaattaattatatatatatagtatacttttaaaaaaaaaatttacgtaGAAGCAAGTTGGTTCCGACgcaatgtttttgttttaataagatagatattttcatatgaatATCTCAATAGAAATTATAACTgaactataaataaaaacatagaaaatagaaCATATAGCCGTTTGATTAATTCGGTGTGGAAGCGTTAGACCGAATCAAAGCAAATTCAATTCCAGTTAAGACAACTGAGATTGGTTTATCATGGTTTGGTTTGGTCTACAATGACCATTCCTATGCACGCGCTAGAGGATTAAGCCACACAATCGACGTGTTTGTTCGCTACTCTGCATATTTCGTCTTTCACTTATTCCTCTCCACTCCAACGAGCTTACGTGCGTCTCTCCCACCTGCTCCCAACTCCCAAGGATACTCACACTCGTCGTCATCCTCTTGATCGCTCTCCAAAGAAGTTTcgcatctctctctcctccCGCGTCTTTCCCTTACACTTCTCCTTAAACTGTATCCACAGACATCTGCAAAATTTGTTCtttctgaaaattattttatgggTTTCATTTCGTTTCGTTGATTTACGAGTTtacagttctgagtctctcttTCTTCGCGTTTTGAGCTCTGTagaagagtaaagacctcaacTTTTCTGATCTTCTCTTTTAGTTAGCGAAATGTCGTTGGATTTGAGTTAGGGTTTTGTGTTCTGTAGCTCAGTCTCACTAAAGTTGGTGTCTTTATGATCTCCTGGGTTGTTTCTTACTCTGATCTTTCCAAAGATGTCAACTTTTAGTAAGTTTCTGTAACTGGGTTAGTGAATCTCAGGTTCTGAATGggttttgtgtgttctgtagcTCAGCCTCACTAAAGTTCGTGTCTTTATGATGTTCTCTGTTGTTTTATTACTCTGATCTTTGTAGAAGAGTAAAAACGTCAACTTTTTCATGATCTTCAGGTATAAGGTTCAGTGATTAGTGTGTAATTATGTATTTATACCAAGTTCCTTTGCTTCTTTGTGGTTGCAGGTTGAAATGTATTCAAGAAGAGAGCTGGATGATTTGGAGTACAGATACTACTGTGAGCTGAAAGATGGCACTCGCAAGGTCAAGATCTCTGACTCTCTCTTCAGGTGTCCCTTCTGCTACATTGACCGCAAGCGTGACTACAACTTTGACGACTTGCTTCGTCATGCTTACAACATTAGCGGCAGTTCCCGCACTAAGGATGGCGCTAGACATCTCGCACTTGAGAGATACATGAAGAAGTATCTCCGCCCTCTGGAAAGACCATCATCAGATGTCTCTTCTCTTCCTACAGAGGTGTTAACCGGAAACTGGAAGACTGGTTCTTCAAGTTCTGCTGCAGGGGAAGTGAATAGCAGCGTTGTCAAATCCAGTTCACCACGTATCGCTGAAGCTGAACCTATGTCTGTCTCAGGAGGAGATGATCCTGTACCAAGCGGTGAAGAAAGACAGATGTTTTCTCCTAAACCCAGCTCCTCTTTGAGCAACCAAGACAGTACACACCCTTCCAAGAGAGCTTGCCTCACTGCTGGTGCTAAAGAGAGTGAAAAACCTGTCCAACAGAGTGGTCTCAGCCATGGTGCTCCAAGATATCCTCAGAGGCGTGATCGTTTGGCTGCTCGAAATGATGGTCTGATGTTTGTGCATCCATGGAAAGGGATCTTGGCCAACATCAGTAGAATTTATAATGAGAAAACAGGCAAGTTCGCTGGCGAGAGTGGAAGCAAAATTAGGGAAGAGTTTATTAGCAAAGGGTTTAACCCCCACAAAGTGGAGCCACTGTGGAACGGCAGAGTTGGTTTCACAGGTTTTGCGATTGTTTACTTCGGCAAAGACTGGGAAGCTTACAGGAACGCCACCATGTTTGAGAAGCACTTTGAAGTCAATCAGTGTGGGAAGAGAGACTACGATTCTGCACGTGATCTTGGTGAAGAGCTTTACGGTTGGATAGCGAAAAAGGAGGACTATTATTCGAGAACTGTAGTTGGAGACCACCTCAGGAAGCAAGGGGACTTGGTGACTGTTTCTGGAAAAGAAGCAGAGCAACAAAGAAGGGCATTCACGCTTGTCTCCAACTTGGAAAACACACTCGAGACCAAAAGCACTAACCTTGAAGAGATAGAGAGCAAGTACAAAGAAACCAGTACAGAGCTTCAGAGGAGTATGAAAGAGAAGGATGAAATGATCAACGCTCATAATGAAAGTAatgtttttctctctcttacTTACTGATGAAATTAAATTAGTATTCTGAAGCTTAAtctgtttttaactttttcaatGTTTAGAGATGAGTAGCATGCAGCAAAAGGCGCGTGATTATTTGGCGAGTGTGAAAAATGAACATGAGAAGGCAGCTCAGCATCTGGAAGCTCAAAGGAAAGAGTTTGAAGAGAGGGAGAGATATCTTGATAAATGTCAAACGCTGAACAAAACTGAGCGACGAAAGCTTCAATGGCAAAAACAGAAGGTAATGTTCAACATCCTTTGtacaaatccttttttttttttttgttaaagtttgCGCAATGATT
The window above is part of the Brassica napus cultivar Da-Ae chromosome C8, Da-Ae, whole genome shotgun sequence genome. Proteins encoded here:
- the LOC106412536 gene encoding F-box/FBD/LRR-repeat protein At1g13780-like, with product MSGRDRISELPECLLTQILSYLPTNQSVQTSVLSKRWENLYLSVPGLDLNCSVIPYDADELLLSFIDKLLEFSPESVLFKVKVQCRDTMIDGFRDRIGMMIDRGTQHLDVVSSTHCLEDDNSLYPIVDMMPMNLYTSKTLVYLKLSSSGLMDPGLVSLPCLKFMHLEEVKWRVHLEKLLSGCPVLEELTLVRDLEDDYARRHDEFMAMRVRSQSLKSFRVLPLRNGYVGSIVNCTLEIDAPGLEYMSLGEDQFDSIVVKNLTSLIMVNLDIKFVVGFWVLFNTWDVSKSNEIRDFLNGISSVRHMIISAKTVQALDHYSKTGMIPKFNNLSRLEAVFHSKLLQFLPAFLECCPNLKHLVLKVVHSEVMKEGLELTDVPRCVSSTLECVEIQEKLQCEEGKMKATSYFLGNSAVLKKFILSPTAYDPRNVVESEIYDKVNKLTKRSTGCEIIIRAMEEVVII
- the LOC106411940 gene encoding factor of DNA methylation 4-like isoform X1; the protein is MYSRRELDDLEYRYYCELKDGTRKVKISDSLFRCPFCYIDRKRDYNFDDLLRHAYNISGSSRTKDGARHLALERYMKKYLRPLERPSSDVSSLPTEVLTGNWKTGSSSSAAGEVNSSVVKSSSPRIAEAEPMSVSGGDDPVPSGEERQMFSPKPSSSLSNQDSTHPSKRACLTAGAKESEKPVQQSGLSHGAPRYPQRRDRLAARNDGLMFVHPWKGILANISRIYNEKTGKFAGESGSKIREEFISKGFNPHKVEPLWNGRVGFTGFAIVYFGKDWEAYRNATMFEKHFEVNQCGKRDYDSARDLGEELYGWIAKKEDYYSRTVVGDHLRKQGDLVTVSGKEAEQQRRAFTLVSNLENTLETKSTNLEEIESKYKETSTELQRSMKEKDEMINAHNEKMSSMQQKARDYLASVKNEHEKAAQHLEAQRKEFEERERYLDKCQTLNKTERRKLQWQKQKNLMATEEQNKADEEMTRLAKQQQREKDELRERVKNLEKKLDDELARELEIERMRGGLQVMGHMEDPDMKEEIEKTKEKLKEKEEESEYQESLYQALVVKHGYTNDELQDARKALIRSMQELTLRGQISVKRMGALDEKPFQKLAKERYPAEEADVEAATLCSLWDNHLRDSAWHPIKVIQIDGIHKEVLNEEDEKLKELKKELGDEVFEAVTQALMERNEYNGSGRYIVPELWNFKEGRKATLKEGVVYLMNLWKHLKPKPKRVPAGLSVPGFEPWPLRNLHVGCSTRD
- the LOC106411940 gene encoding factor of DNA methylation 4-like isoform X2; translated protein: MYSRRELDDLEYRYYCELKDGTRKVKISDSLFRCPFCYIDRKRDYNFDDLLRHAYNISGSSRTKDGARHLALERYMKKYLRPLERPSSDVSSLPTEVLTGNWKTGSSSSAAGEVNSSVVKSSSPRIAEAEPMSVSGGDDPVPSGEERQMFSPKPSSSLSNQDSTHPSKRACLTAGAKESEKPVQQSGLSHGAPRYPQRRDRLAARNDGLMFVHPWKGILANISRIYNEKTGKFAGESGSKIREEFISKGFNPHKVEPLWNGRVGFTGFAIVYFGKDWEAYRNATMFEKHFEVNQCGKRDYDSARDLGEELYGWIAKKEDYYSRTVVGDHLRKQGDLVTVSGKEAEQQRRAFTLVSNLENTLETKSTNLEEIESKYKETSTELQRSMKEKDEMINAHNEKMSSMQQKARDYLASVKNEHEKAAQHLEAQRKEFEERERYLDKCQTLNKTERRKLQWQKQKNLMATEEQNKADEEMTRLAKQQQREKDELRERVKNLEKKLDDELARELEIERMRGGLQVMGHMEDPDMKEEIEKTKEKLKEKEEESEYQESLYQALVVKHGYTNDELQDARKALIRSMQELTLRGQISVKRMGALDEKPFQKLAKERYPAEEADVEAATLCSLWDNHLRDSAWHPIKVIQIDGIHKEVLNEEDEKLKELKKELGDEVFEAVTQALMERNEYNGSGRYIVPELWNFKEGRKATLKEGVVYLMNLWKHLKPKPKRK